The Burkholderia cepacia genome includes a region encoding these proteins:
- a CDS encoding MBL fold metallo-hydrolase, giving the protein MRFASLGSGSEGNALVVEASSGTTTTRVLLDCGFSAKEVERRLGRLNLCIGDLDAILITHEHSDHVGSALTLARRASLPLYMSWGTARAVGADEADVDLHVLWGDETAAIRDLAVMPYTVPHDAREPLQFVFMDGCSRLGVLTDVGMATPHITAVLSGCDALVLESNHDTAMLAASRYPQSLKARIGGNHGHLSNDAAADILASLERSRLRHLVGAHLSQQNNLPELVRQAFGGVLGTNGEDVIVATQDTGFDWLALG; this is encoded by the coding sequence GTGCGATTCGCCAGCCTCGGAAGCGGCAGCGAAGGCAACGCGCTGGTCGTCGAGGCCTCGAGCGGCACGACGACCACCCGCGTGCTGCTCGACTGCGGCTTTTCCGCCAAGGAGGTCGAGCGTCGGCTCGGCCGTCTGAATCTCTGCATCGGCGATCTCGATGCGATCCTGATTACCCACGAACACAGCGACCACGTCGGTAGTGCGCTGACGCTCGCCCGCCGGGCGTCGCTGCCGCTCTACATGAGCTGGGGCACCGCGCGCGCGGTCGGCGCGGACGAGGCCGACGTCGACCTCCACGTGCTGTGGGGCGACGAGACGGCCGCGATACGCGATCTGGCCGTGATGCCCTATACGGTCCCTCACGACGCACGCGAGCCGCTCCAGTTCGTCTTTATGGACGGCTGCAGCCGGCTCGGCGTGCTGACGGACGTCGGCATGGCCACGCCGCACATCACGGCCGTCCTGAGCGGCTGTGACGCGCTGGTGCTCGAATCCAACCACGACACCGCGATGCTGGCCGCGAGCCGCTATCCGCAGTCGCTGAAGGCACGCATCGGCGGCAACCACGGCCACCTGAGCAACGACGCGGCGGCGGACATCCTCGCGTCGCTCGAGCGCAGCCGCCTCCGGCACTTGGTCGGGGCGCACCTGAGCCAGCAGAACAACCTGCCGGAACTGGTCCGCCAGGCGTTTGGCGGCGTACTGGGGACGAACGGGGAGGACGTGATCGTGGCCACGCAGGACACGGGCTTCGACTGGCTGGCGCTCGGGTGA
- the bamC gene encoding outer membrane protein assembly factor BamC, whose amino-acid sequence MKRFAFSSRAIQMSVVALALGALAGCDTLNDYLAPDRVNYKNTGSAPPLAVPSDLKPVPTTQQFVAPPSNAGLGTLPPRVTTQAGNATDGIPSAQDPLGMHIERDGDRRWLVVDGRTPEQLWPILKEFWQENGFSLKTDAPSTGIMATDWAENRANIPDDWFRRTIGKVIDFAYSSGTRDRFRTLVNRTSDGNTDISITHSAMEEMMVGPQGGTSSRWEERPRNPVLEAVFLSKLMQKFGLTDAQAKQLLTDARPATAPAQVSDTSNGAATLQLAESFDRAWLRVGLALDRTNFTVDNRDREKGVYTVRYANSMEELKRDGLFGKLFYGGPAAAKPGKEFLVNVRAQGNGGTQVAVIGANGQVDNSSDAQRIISLLHAQLN is encoded by the coding sequence ATGAAACGTTTCGCCTTTTCCTCTCGCGCCATCCAGATGTCGGTGGTGGCGCTGGCGCTGGGCGCGCTCGCCGGCTGCGATACGCTGAACGACTATCTGGCCCCCGACCGGGTCAACTACAAGAACACCGGTTCGGCGCCGCCGCTCGCGGTGCCGAGCGACCTGAAGCCGGTACCGACGACGCAGCAGTTCGTCGCGCCGCCGAGCAACGCCGGCCTCGGCACGCTGCCGCCGCGGGTCACGACCCAGGCCGGCAACGCCACCGACGGCATCCCGAGCGCGCAGGATCCGCTCGGCATGCACATCGAGCGCGACGGCGACCGCCGCTGGCTCGTCGTCGACGGCCGGACGCCCGAGCAGCTGTGGCCGATCCTGAAGGAGTTCTGGCAGGAGAACGGTTTCTCGCTGAAGACCGATGCACCGTCGACGGGCATCATGGCCACCGACTGGGCCGAAAACCGTGCGAACATTCCCGACGACTGGTTCCGCCGCACGATCGGCAAGGTCATCGATTTCGCCTACTCGTCCGGCACGCGCGACCGCTTCCGTACGCTCGTGAACCGCACGTCGGACGGCAACACCGACATCTCGATCACACACAGCGCGATGGAGGAAATGATGGTCGGCCCGCAGGGCGGCACGTCGTCGCGCTGGGAGGAGCGTCCGCGCAACCCGGTGCTGGAAGCCGTGTTCCTGTCGAAGCTGATGCAGAAGTTCGGCCTGACCGATGCGCAGGCAAAGCAGCTGCTGACCGATGCACGCCCCGCGACGGCGCCGGCGCAGGTCAGCGACACGAGCAACGGCGCGGCGACGCTGCAGCTGGCCGAGTCGTTCGACCGTGCGTGGCTGCGAGTGGGCCTGGCGCTCGACCGGACCAACTTCACGGTCGACAATCGCGACCGCGAGAAGGGCGTGTACACCGTGCGCTATGCGAATTCGATGGAAGAGCTGAAGCGTGACGGCCTGTTCGGCAAGCTGTTCTACGGCGGCCCGGCGGCCGCGAAGCCGGGCAAGGAATTCCTGGTCAACGTGCGTGCGCAAGGCAACGGCGGCACGCAGGTCGCGGTGATCGGCGCAAACGGCCAGGTCGACAACTCGTCGGACGCGCAGCGGATCATTTCGCTGCTCCACGCGCAGCTGAACTGA
- the dapA gene encoding 4-hydroxy-tetrahydrodipicolinate synthase — protein MANGTQDGIQIRGSIPAIVTPMLEDGSLDLPAFRKLIDWHIAEGTDALVVVGTSGESATLNVEEHILMIRTAVEHAAKRIPIIAGAGGNSTAEAIELTKHAKAVGADATLQVVPYYNKPTQEGMYRHFKTIAEAVDLPVILYNVPGRTVADMANETMLRLAEVPGIIGVKEATGNIDRAAHLIKAAPKHFAIYSGDDPTAIALMLLGGHGNISVTANVAPRAMSELCRAALAGDVQTARELHMKLLSLHKNLFIEANPIPVKWALQAMGKMQGGIRLPLTALDERCHDAVRSALVEAGVLA, from the coding sequence ATGGCTAACGGCACCCAAGACGGCATTCAAATCCGCGGCAGCATCCCCGCGATCGTCACCCCGATGCTCGAAGACGGCAGTCTCGACCTGCCGGCGTTTCGCAAACTGATCGACTGGCATATCGCGGAAGGCACCGATGCGCTCGTCGTGGTCGGTACGAGCGGCGAGTCGGCAACGCTCAACGTCGAAGAGCACATCCTGATGATCCGCACGGCGGTCGAGCATGCGGCGAAACGCATCCCGATCATCGCGGGCGCGGGCGGCAACTCGACCGCCGAGGCGATCGAGCTGACGAAGCACGCGAAGGCTGTCGGCGCGGACGCGACGCTGCAGGTCGTGCCGTACTACAACAAGCCGACGCAGGAAGGCATGTACCGTCACTTCAAGACGATCGCCGAAGCGGTCGACCTGCCGGTGATCCTGTACAACGTGCCGGGCCGCACGGTCGCGGACATGGCGAACGAGACGATGCTGCGCCTCGCGGAAGTCCCGGGCATCATCGGCGTGAAGGAAGCGACCGGCAACATCGATCGCGCCGCGCACCTGATCAAGGCCGCACCGAAGCATTTCGCGATCTACAGCGGCGACGATCCGACGGCGATCGCGCTGATGCTGCTCGGCGGCCACGGCAACATCTCGGTCACGGCGAACGTCGCACCGCGTGCGATGAGCGAACTGTGCCGCGCGGCGCTGGCCGGCGACGTACAAACGGCCCGCGAACTGCACATGAAGCTGCTGTCGCTGCACAAGAACCTGTTCATCGAGGCGAACCCGATTCCGGTGAAGTGGGCGCTGCAGGCGATGGGCAAGATGCAGGGCGGCATCCGGCTGCCGCTCACGGCGCTCGACGAGCGTTGCCACGATGCCGTGCGTTCGGCCCTCGTCGAGGCCGGCGTTCTCGCCTGA
- a CDS encoding class I SAM-dependent methyltransferase, whose product MSASVIAAAGGHVAQAEPSRWVAQWSRLVPAGGAVLDVAAGGGRHARWFASHGHPVVALDRDPVALAALRAIPGVDARDADLEGAPWPLPAGEPFSAVIVTHYLHRPLWPHLLDAVAPGGVLIYETFAQGNESVGKPSNPAFLLAPGELLDAVHGRLRVVAYEDGFVAAPREAFVQRLCAVREGATPKAGAGIPRYELPG is encoded by the coding sequence ATGAGCGCATCCGTCATCGCCGCCGCGGGCGGCCACGTCGCCCAGGCCGAGCCGTCGCGCTGGGTCGCGCAATGGTCGCGGCTCGTGCCGGCAGGCGGCGCGGTGCTGGATGTCGCCGCGGGCGGCGGCCGTCATGCGCGCTGGTTCGCGTCGCACGGGCACCCGGTCGTCGCACTCGACCGCGACCCGGTCGCGCTGGCCGCGTTGCGAGCGATTCCGGGCGTCGACGCCCGTGACGCCGATCTCGAAGGCGCGCCGTGGCCACTGCCGGCCGGCGAGCCGTTTTCGGCGGTGATCGTCACCCATTATCTGCATCGCCCGCTCTGGCCCCATCTGCTCGATGCGGTGGCGCCGGGCGGCGTGCTCATCTACGAAACCTTCGCGCAAGGAAACGAATCGGTCGGTAAACCGTCCAACCCCGCGTTCCTGCTCGCCCCGGGCGAGCTGCTAGACGCCGTGCACGGCCGCCTGCGGGTGGTTGCGTACGAGGACGGGTTCGTCGCCGCGCCGCGCGAGGCGTTCGTCCAGCGTCTCTGCGCAGTACGCGAGGGCGCGACCCCGAAGGCGGGGGCGGGAATTCCACGTTACGAACTGCCCGGCTAA